ACATACTGGGCAAGGAGACTGCGGCGTTTGTCTGCGGCTGATTGGTGCGGCTTGTCTGCCTCGGTGGCGGGCATCTCCGCAGTCAGTGCGAGCGCATCCGAGGTCTGCTGGTGTGGGGGCACAGTTTCCAGGGATACGGGATCGCCTTTTTGAGCGACGCTGGGTATTCTGAAGAGATCAAGATCCAAAACAAGGCCATGCAGGACACAGGACAGCAGAAGAAGGGCAACCCAGCAGTGGCGTTCGTCCATGGGTCAATCCGACTCCCGGGCACCGCAAGAACTGGTGCCGATGACCAGATTGGAAAATCCCACTCTGCGGACTGTGTCGATCACCTCGACAAAGCGGGAGACTGTGACATCGCCTTCGACCTTGAGCAGCACTTTGCGCTGGCCTCCGTGATCCGTATACGCGCGGCTGAGTGACTCCAGAAGCATGCCGGAAAAGATTTGGGTTCCATCCAGAAAGACCGTGTTGTCCGCCTGGACCACCAGTTCCAGAGGTTTGCCTGAAATAGAGGCCCCGCTTTGAGCCTTGGGAAGATCCACCTCCATGCCCTTGGTGATAAAGATGGACGAAAGGACGAAAAATATCAGGAGGATGAAAATGACATCCACAAGAGGCGTCATGTTCACCTCCACCCTGCGCTCGGTGCGGTAGCGGGAAAACGCGATCACCGTCCCATGTCCTCCAACTCGTCCACAAAATTCTGGCCTTCATGGGCCATCCTGAACCCGATCTTGTCCTGGAGGCGGATCAGGAAATGGTAGGCCAGAAGAGACGGGATGGCCACGCCAAGACCCGCTGCTGTGGTCAGCAACGCCTGCCAGATACCGTCGGCCAACAAGGCGATATCAACCCCTCCGGGAGCACTTGAGACCCTGGAGAAGACGTTGATCATCCCCAGCACTGTTCCCAACAGTCCCATGAGCGGGGCTGCGGCCGCACCAGCAGACAAAACCGGCAGCCTCCGGCCGAGATGGAACAAAAGGGCTTCCCCGGTGCGTGAGGCGGCTTGTTCCCGTCTTTTCCTGCCCTCGACCGAGACAATAGCGAGAAACATCCTGGCCGACCCCGGTCCTTCCTCCTCGAGCAGGGCCTTTGCTTCATCCTCCCTGCCCTCGCGGATCAATTCCTTGACTTGCGACACCATTGCCGGGGCGAGCATTCTGAAGCTGGCCAGGGCCAGCAAACGGTCCAGGATAACCGCCAGGATGAGTATGGAAAATCCCAATATGGGCCAGATCATGATCCCGCCCTTGTCCAGAAGCATCATGGAGCACGCTCGTCTTTTGCTGTAGTGCCGGAAACAATCCCCTTCCGCGGTCCAATGAAAAGAACTTTCGCAAGGGGCAATACGCTAATGGGAGTTATGCAAATGCCGGGTTGCAGCCCCTGCTGAGCAAGCTCTCCAATTCCATGCCCGCAGTGTGCTTGCCAATCACCACGAGGTACCTTTCGTCCTTGAGTTCCTGAGGCGCGGTCTCTATGGAGTAGGTGCCCGGAGAATATTGGAAAATAACCGGGCCGAGTTCCTCTTCAAGTTCGACAACCCCTTTGACCCGCAAAATCCGGTCCTGACGCTTTTCTATCCCGCGGATCAACTCGTCTGTTTTCAGCGGGCCAGCGGGGTGCAGCAGGGTGTTTTCCACATGATCGTGGAGGTGGTTTGCCTGGCAGTGGGCCTGGGTACCGATGTTCTTGGCCCTGGTCGCCTGGGTGTGCATATTCACTCCGTACAAGAGACCGGGGTGAATATTGCCGTGCGTCGTCCTGTGGGTGACAGCCATGCTGTTCAGGCTGTGGATGGTGTCTTCGAGTTCGCCCAGGATGGGGGCGGCGACCAGATCGCTTTTATTCAGAAGGACGACATCGGCCAGACGGACCTGGCTCCGGGCGATTTCAAATTTTTCCAAGGCCTGTACTCCGCCAACAGCGTCGACCACACAAGTGATCGAACCGAATTCCAGTATATCTTCCAGTTCGTTGATTTCCTGGAGGATGTTTGCGGGGTTGGCCAGTCCGGTTGTTTCCAGAACGATACAATCGGGGTCGTGCTCGCGCATGATTTCTTCTGCAGCAGCCCGCAAATTTCCCGCCAGCGTGCAGCAGACGCACCCTTCATCGATTTCCGTGACCGCGTAGTTTTGATGTAAGAGTTTGCCGTCCAGTCCTTTCTCCCCGATTTCATTTTGGATCACCGCCACAAAAGAATTCTCCCCGGTCTGGGTCTCGATGAACCGGTCCAAAAAGGTCGTCTTGCCCGCTCCAAGAAAGCCGGTGAGGACAATGAGTTTGGGTAGGCTCGCATCGATTTGGCGTTTGAGTCGGCTGTTGGCGTTTCCCGGGGAGGCGAGTGCCCACCACGGCTCTTCGCTGAACTGCGGCGGGATTTTTTCCGCAAGCCTCCAAAGTGTCTGGATGGACCCGTTGTCGGCATGGCCAGGGGGAGGTGCTCCCTTGCTGTTGAGTCCCAGGGTCAGGGTTTTCCGTTTGCAGGCAGAACTTGGTGTTTTTGTCAGTTTACCTTCGTCACGGTAGACAAGGACATGGCCCGCGGCGTTTTGTTCCAAAAGGAGATCGACATCCATTTCCTGGGTATAGCACAACGATGAAGCGAGGACCCGGAAAAACCGCAATGCGGTTTCATAAGCGGGAAAGGATTGATCTCGTTCTCCAGGGGGCACGGCCTGGATTGGTCCTTCAGGGGTGTCAATCCAAAGTCCGTCTTCGGAGAGTATGATATTGGTGTCCAGTGCTTCCAGGCTCAGATATTGAGTGTTGGCCTCGATATCGAGATCAATGTGGATCCGGCCGATCTGAAAAAGTGTGCACAGATCAGGATATGCGGAGAATTCACGCACCCGGTCTGGAAATTTCTGATCAAGCGCGGCTATGCCGGCCTGGACGCAGACGTTTTCAATCAGCGGGTCTTCAGGGGACGGAAAATAACAGAGTTCGAACCCGGCCCGGCGAGGCGTGCTCTCAAGGAGTCGCAGGCCATAGACCCCGGGCATGCTCTGGATTTTGGAAGTGAAGGACAGCGTTTCTATTCTGCCGTCAACGATTTCCTGCACTCCGCGCCACCCCAATTTGTGCCGTGCGTTGGGGACGAAATTGGAGCGGATCATGACTGCCCGCATGAGTTCAACAGCTGCGGGACCGTCTTCTTGCAGAGCGCAAGGAGGAAGGAGATTTTGCAGGTTTTTTGGCATGGCAGGCGTGTGTCCTTGTATTGCAACCTGGATCTGTGACCCGGTTCCGGGATTGTGCGAAGAGCTTGGCAAAGAGCGGGTAAAAGACGCTACCGCCCTGGGGCGCTGGGAGGCTTCTCAGGCCAAGGGCACAATCCCGACATCGGGTCGGAAAGGTTTTTCCGGATTCAGGTTGGCATTGCCTCGGGGGCACGGATTCCCGTGCCCCCGAGGAGAGAGTGTGGGCGTTTTATCCGAATTGTATCTGGTCGCCGTTGCCGAGGTACGCCTTGTCCTGGGATCGGAACCGCGCAGTGCCCTCAATGACCGGATAGCCTGCGCTGATGAATTTTTTGGCGCAGAGAACTCCGGTGCAATGGTTGCAGCCGATTTTTTGAAAGCCGTACTTCCCAAGGGAAATGACCAGGTCGTCGTATTTCGGGTCCCAATCGTTGAAGGGTGAAATATGGAGCCCCCCGTAGATACCATACAGCTGGTCGTTTTCGTATTTGATTTCCTCGTAGGCGGTCTTGGCAAAGCGGATGATCCCCTGGTGGCAGCATCCGGTGACAGAGATGAGCCCTTTATCCTTGACGTTGAAGTACAGGGACTGCTCCCCATAGACGCGGCAAATGATCGGCACCGGAAAGACATAACTGGCCATGCCGGGAATATGGGGCTTGAGTCCGTTTTTGACCTCGACCAGCTTTCCTTTGTGCCCGGCATCCTTCAGGTATTGTTTCCCTTCGGGATAGAATCCTTCAGGGATGTAGATGGTGATTTCAGGGTCATACTTGAGCGTGACCGGCAACCCCCAATAGTGGTCGAAGTGTTCATGGGAAATGAACAAGGCTTCGATCTCCTTATTGGCCAGCATCTTGTCTATGCCCTCGCGCTTGAAGCATTCGTGCGTCCAGGCATAGGACCACCCGCTGTCCAAAAGGAACTTGCGCATGGTGCCGTCCATTTCTTCGACTTCCAATAGACACGCGTAGCCCCCGGCGTTATCCGGGTTGACTGAGAGATCTTTGGTGATTTCCCAGGCTTCGTCGACCCGTTCCGGAAGGAGGTGCTTTATCTTGGCGATGCCTTCCTCGTAGGATCCTTTTCCAAGGCCCTTGCCATTTCCAAATGGGGGCCAGTTGTATTTGTACTGGTCTACAAGAAGCCCTCCGGCGCCCTTGATGTCGCCGACCAGGGTGCCGTTATCGAACCAGCTGGTTTCGGTAATATTGGTGACCTTGACGCTTTTGCACACACCGATGTCTTGCATTTTACGGTCCACATTGGCGAAGTGTGTTTCGCGCAGGGGTGAGTAGGAATACAATCCCATGGCGCCAAGCAATCCGACACCGACCCCAGTGGACGCTCCCTTGAGAAAGTCTCTTCTTTTTATATCAGACATAGAGTCATCTCCCGTATGTATTATTTTCCAGGTATAATGTTGACCGCATCATAAACCAGCGGCAACACCCATACCGTGACAAAGTAGAACAATACGCCGAAAGCTACACCGGTTCCGAGCCCCACGCCGAATTTGGGTGTGAAGCGAACCTCTTCAACCTTGGCCCGATACGCTTCTTCATCGGCCTCGATTTCTTCTGCAGTTTTCGGAACCATCTTCCAGCCCGGCCAATTATCCATAAACCAGTGGTGCGCGAGCCAGATATTGATGAGCCAGATAGTGGGAATCATCGGAAACTGCTGGGGGTGAGAAAACCCTTTTTGGGTTCCCAGGAACAGGTGTGAAGTCCGGTAATAAATGTAGTACAACACGGCGGCAGCAATCAGCGTGATGCCGGTCCGGACCAGGACATTGACGGGCATGCTGAATTTTTTGGGCCAGTTGTTGCAATAAAAAGTCAAAAACAGGGCGGGCACCAAAAAGAAGATCGCCAATTCGCCGACGTGGAGCCAGCGCCAATCCGGAGCAAAAGCCCGGCGGGTTCCGCGAACCGCTTCACCCCATGTGAGTTCCTGGGCGAAGTAGAGGAAGAAGTGCATGGCCAGGGCGATGAGGATGATGCCGAAAAAGGTCGCCAGCCGGCGGGCCCAGGCATTTTTGATCAAGTTGAACGGATACCGTTCCCAAATGGTTTCCACGAGCCAGACCACGACCGTGCAGCACATGATCCAGGCCACATGGAAGTTTCCGGAGACGGTGTTGGCAAAATCCTGCCAATAGGGAGGGGTGATGGCTGTGAATTCCTGCCAGGGGTGATAGAGGATAGCCATGTGCGAATGCATGGTCACGAAATAGACGATGGTCGATAAAAAGAAGGTCAGAATGATGATGGAAAATCCTCTGGCTGGCTGTTTCATATCCTGCCAGGGCGCGTTTTCCATGGCCACGACCCAGGCAGGGGAGAGCCAGGAGGCAATGGCCGCAAACATGAGGATGGCCAGGGAGGCGTATTCCACGGCGAAGAACTCGGTGACCCCTTCAAGCTTCACAAGCTGCTCGGGATTGAAATAGGCCAGCCCGAAATTGCCGAGAATGCCGGTGAAAAACCCTTTGATGAGCACCATCATGATGAGCACGGAAACACCGGTCAGCACGATGCCTTTCTTGAGAGGATGGGCGTTTTCGAGCCAGCTCCGCTTAAACGGCCAGTACCCCATGATGTAGACCATCCAGATCATCATGATCAGCCACCACCGGCAGTACATGTAGCCCACATACGGGGTGTACATGCGCATGACGCCTCGAGGGTCCTGAAAAATCCACCAGGTGAGGTAAAAAACCGCCAAGGTGAGCGCGAGGCTGACAAGGGCAGGAACCGGCCCCGGCCAGCGCTTGACAAGCTTTCTTTCCTCTAGATAATTTTCACCGAACCTTTCCATAAAACCTCCTGTTAGGTAGAGGGGTTGCGGGAGAGGGGAGGGGGCGAAGCGTCCTGCTGCCACACATTGCGCTTCGCCCCGTTTCCAAAACAGACCTTATTTGCTGGCCATGCATTCCTGCACGGCCTTGAGCACTCCTTCCCTGTCATCGGGATCCAGCCCGAGTCGTTCGGCCTCAAAAGCCAGGAGTTCCGGGGGCAGATCAGACGTTATGTCTGGTGGGACTTCAGTACCGGCAGCGGCTTGTTGGACCCCGTCACTCGTCTCCTCGTCACGACAGCACAGCCTGCTTTTGACCTGATTGATCCCTCCGGTCAGAAAGTCCCGGCGGCTGAGGGTGTTTGACCTCATTGCTCCCCCCTTTTTTCTATGATTCCGGCCAGGAACGCGGGCATGGAAATGCCCGCGTGTTTTTTGAGTATCTTGCACCAGGTCAGGACATAGTTTTCTGTTATTTTGCGTATCTCAAGGACATTGGTTTCCCGGAGCGCCTGAAGAATATCGACGTGTCCGGCGAAGATCTGTTCCCGAATTTCGCGGTCTACCTTGAATATATTTTCAAATGGCTGCGGATCGATAAAGCAGATCTTTTCGGTCGTCTTGATGAGAAAATCGTTATTGGTAGCCAGGGAGATGATTCGAAAGAAGTTGAATATTTCTGAGATGATGCTTTTAACGTCTTCAGAATAGATGCTTTGGCCCAAGGCAATATTGCTTTCTTGTACGTTTTGAATCTGCCGCTCGGTTATCTGGTACAGCGCCCGTTCCATGATCAGGGGCAGAAACAGATAGGCTGCCTCCAGCTGATTGGCTATGGGCGGGAGAAAATCGGGATTGATGTCCAGTTCGCCGTTAGACGTCCCGATGATTCTGGCCCGGAGATAGGTCCCGCTTCCTCGCTTTGTCTGCACCAACCCTCGCCCTTCAAGCATGCGCAGGAAATTGCGCAGCGTGGTCCTGCTTATATGCATGAGCTGGCAGAGGCGGCGTTCGGCCGGCAGCCGGTCGCCGGGTTCCAGACCGAGGTCGAGAACTATGGTGCCCAACTGGTTGAGCAGGTCTGTCCGATTTTCCATGACTGTTCGTTTTTTGAATTCCTTAAACTGGTTCACCAATACGTCCTTTTTAAATATTGAAGCAAGAAAAAAATATTAAAAGGGGCAAAATAGTACCAATTAGGGCAATTAAAGGTGCCAATTTCAATTTTGGATAGACCAATTTTGTGGTGCAAGCCAGGGGGTGATCGGTCGGGGTGGCTGGATACCGGGTTCGTGAACCGTGGTACATCGTGCCCTCAGCCTTGAAAAAGATACCGGCGCGCGCGTTGCGCATGTGCCGGTAGGGCGAGGCAGGGCCTGGACTGGTCGAGGCGGAAACTGGGAGGGATTTCGGTCGCAGCACAATCCTGCAATTGCGTTATGCAGGGATCGTCACGGAGTCAGGAGGTTATTTTTTGGCGCTCCTGCGCCAGGCGCGGATGGTTTCGTCAAGTGGCTCAAACAAGCTGTCGAAATCCTCGGCGGCGTATCCAGTGAATGTTTCCGGAGATTTCGAGCAAAGGATGAAAACGGTGCGCAATACCTTGCGGCTGTAAAACGGTCGGGCGAAATACGAGCGGATGCCTTGCGGGACAAACAGGACCCAGTCGATCGGCTTGATGCTTTCCTGGGTGTCGGTCAGGGAGAGGTGGGTCAAATTGAAGCGGTTGATGTCCTCAGCGATACTCCCTTTGTAGGGAAACGGCGCGCCTTGCTCCATACCCTCGAAAGGATGGCCGGCCCAGTAGACAAAAACCTTATTTTTTCGGACATGTATGTCGGAAAACAAGATGCCGTCGTAATTTTTGTCGATAATCGGACTGGAGAGGGCCGCCTTCATGATGCGCGAAATGTCCGTCGGCGTTTTCTCGACATGTTCTTCCAAATGTTTCCGCACGGCGGCGTCGGATTTTCGCTTCACCTCACGGACCGGCTTGTGTTTGATTTGCGGA
The sequence above is drawn from the Desulfohalobium retbaense DSM 5692 genome and encodes:
- a CDS encoding MBL fold metallo-hydrolase; this translates as MSDIKRRDFLKGASTGVGVGLLGAMGLYSYSPLRETHFANVDRKMQDIGVCKSVKVTNITETSWFDNGTLVGDIKGAGGLLVDQYKYNWPPFGNGKGLGKGSYEEGIAKIKHLLPERVDEAWEITKDLSVNPDNAGGYACLLEVEEMDGTMRKFLLDSGWSYAWTHECFKREGIDKMLANKEIEALFISHEHFDHYWGLPVTLKYDPEITIYIPEGFYPEGKQYLKDAGHKGKLVEVKNGLKPHIPGMASYVFPVPIICRVYGEQSLYFNVKDKGLISVTGCCHQGIIRFAKTAYEEIKYENDQLYGIYGGLHISPFNDWDPKYDDLVISLGKYGFQKIGCNHCTGVLCAKKFISAGYPVIEGTARFRSQDKAYLGNGDQIQFG
- a CDS encoding CobW family GTP-binding protein, which gives rise to MPKNLQNLLPPCALQEDGPAAVELMRAVMIRSNFVPNARHKLGWRGVQEIVDGRIETLSFTSKIQSMPGVYGLRLLESTPRRAGFELCYFPSPEDPLIENVCVQAGIAALDQKFPDRVREFSAYPDLCTLFQIGRIHIDLDIEANTQYLSLEALDTNIILSEDGLWIDTPEGPIQAVPPGERDQSFPAYETALRFFRVLASSLCYTQEMDVDLLLEQNAAGHVLVYRDEGKLTKTPSSACKRKTLTLGLNSKGAPPPGHADNGSIQTLWRLAEKIPPQFSEEPWWALASPGNANSRLKRQIDASLPKLIVLTGFLGAGKTTFLDRFIETQTGENSFVAVIQNEIGEKGLDGKLLHQNYAVTEIDEGCVCCTLAGNLRAAAEEIMREHDPDCIVLETTGLANPANILQEINELEDILEFGSITCVVDAVGGVQALEKFEIARSQVRLADVVLLNKSDLVAAPILGELEDTIHSLNSMAVTHRTTHGNIHPGLLYGVNMHTQATRAKNIGTQAHCQANHLHDHVENTLLHPAGPLKTDELIRGIEKRQDRILRVKGVVELEEELGPVIFQYSPGTYSIETAPQELKDERYLVVIGKHTAGMELESLLSRGCNPAFA
- a CDS encoding FadR/GntR family transcriptional regulator, whose product is MNQFKEFKKRTVMENRTDLLNQLGTIVLDLGLEPGDRLPAERRLCQLMHISRTTLRNFLRMLEGRGLVQTKRGSGTYLRARIIGTSNGELDINPDFLPPIANQLEAAYLFLPLIMERALYQITERQIQNVQESNIALGQSIYSEDVKSIISEIFNFFRIISLATNNDFLIKTTEKICFIDPQPFENIFKVDREIREQIFAGHVDILQALRETNVLEIRKITENYVLTWCKILKKHAGISMPAFLAGIIEKRGEQ
- a CDS encoding MotA/TolQ/ExbB proton channel family protein, whose product is MMLLDKGGIMIWPILGFSILILAVILDRLLALASFRMLAPAMVSQVKELIREGREDEAKALLEEEGPGSARMFLAIVSVEGRKRREQAASRTGEALLFHLGRRLPVLSAGAAAAPLMGLLGTVLGMINVFSRVSSAPGGVDIALLADGIWQALLTTAAGLGVAIPSLLAYHFLIRLQDKIGFRMAHEGQNFVDELEDMGR
- a CDS encoding ExbD/TolR family protein — protein: MIAFSRYRTERRVEVNMTPLVDVIFILLIFFVLSSIFITKGMEVDLPKAQSGASISGKPLELVVQADNTVFLDGTQIFSGMLLESLSRAYTDHGGQRKVLLKVEGDVTVSRFVEVIDTVRRVGFSNLVIGTSSCGARESD